The following DNA comes from Alphaproteobacteria bacterium.
CAACTTTGATACACGATCAAAATCGGCCTTAGCCAGCAGGACCTGGGCTTCTGCTTGTTTCATATCCGCCTGCGCATCAGCATCTTCGAATCGGATAATGTCTTGCCCTGCCTTAACACTTCCCCCCTCAGTAAAGGGCAATTCTTTGATCCGGGCGGGCATTTCTGCTCTGATAGTTACCGATGCATTAGCCTTTAGATTACCAACGGATGCGATGCGTTTGGTCATTGTGCCCATGGTGACGGTTGCCCCCTCGATTGTGGCAACGCGGCTTTGTCGACCGGATCCTTTATCCTGATCTGATTCTAGGATATAAACGCAGGCTGACTTTATGATGGGCTTGGAAAGTTTAAATACCAGGGTTAATGCCAAAAAGCCAACAACAATCCCAAGAGCAAGCATTGCCCATGGATTGTGTTCCTTTTGAGAAAGACGGTTTAGCAGGCGATCTAAAGGACGGTTTGGCATGGTCATTATGTTTATAGGTCCTTAGTAAATAAAATGGTTACGAAGGTCGTTCTGATTAAAGCCTTCTTCTCTTAATATCATACTTTATCGCATAAGTATTAATTTCGCATTAAAATCCTCAGCGGCGCGCGAGAGGCATCAGAATCAGGATATCAAAAAAAATGATATTATCCAAGCATCTCTTTTTTAGTATATCTTGCAAAATCCGTCGTGATTAAGGCATACTGAAGGGTGTATTTTGTTCTCCAATAGTTAAGCATGGAACCCTTTATCGTGACAAACTTTGCCATTTTTAAATTTCGCCATCGATTTATACCCAAGATGAATGAAAAAGTTGAAATTTTATGACAGAGATTTTGTTCAGAAACAAGACAAAAAAACCGAGAATAGCTATTCTATTTAAGGATTTTTTTGTCGCTGTTTATGGGCAAAAGATCAAACATAAAAATCAACTTTTTCATTTAGATTGGGTATAGTAGCGCTCATCAGAACACCGATTTTAATGCAGCCAATTCATATTATATCTTGCGACGTAAAAGGTATTTGTCATCATGAGTATACGAAAAGTCCTTCTTGCCATCGTCATTGCCCTTGTATCATTTTTTGTCCTAAAGCAGACATCCAACAAAAATACATCTGCGTCATTTCATCATGATTTGCCCGTTATTGCCATTACCCAAATTATCGAGCATTCTGCCCTGGATCAAGAACGCGAGGGGGTCATCGAAGCATTGGCAGCGGCCGGTTTTGTGGACGGCAAAACAATTAAAATCATTTATCAAAATGCCCAAGGCAATATAAGCACGGCCACGCAAATAGCAACCCAAATGGCTGGATATCATCCAAAGGTTATGGTGGCGCTTTCAACATCCTCTGCGCAGGCAGCCCTGCCAACGTGTATGGCTCAACACATTCCGCTTGTATTTTCGGCCGTGACTGATCCTTTGGCAGCCAAGCTTGTCAAGAATTTGGAAAAAAGGGAGGAGGCCGTTACCGGTGTTAGCGATGCCCTTTCTGTGGAATCACAAATTGACCTTTTGCTTCAATTCTTGCCAACTCTAAAGAGATTAGGGGTGCTTTATAATGCCGGCGAAGTGAATTCCGTTATCATGGTTAAAAAATTACGGGATGGCGCCCAAAAACAAGGAATCCAATTGGTGGAAGCAACAACCAACAGAACCAGCGAAGCCAGCATCGCCATGGAAAATCTTGTGGGCAAGGTCGATGCCGTTTATGTCCCCAACGACAATACTGTGGTTGCAGCCATGAACAGCATCGTACAAATTGCAGAAAAGCATAAGCTCCCCCTTTTTGCCGCCGACACAGGGTCGGTGGCTGCAGGTGCCATTGCGACCCGGGGATATGACAGACGGGTTCTGGGAAAAATTGCAGGGGACATAGTTGTTAGAATTTTAAAGGGTGAATCCGCAGGCGCAATTCCCGTTGCGATCAATCATCCACTTTTCACACTGGTCAATACACGTGCCGCACAAAAGGTCGGGCTCGCTATTCCTCCGGTTGTGGAGCAAACAGCGATTCAAGCACACGAGGAGGGTAAATAAACCAATGAACTGGATTCAATTCATAGGGGCTGTTGAAATGGGGCTTATCTATAGTTTGGTTGCTATAGGTGTATTTTTGTCCTTTCGCACCCTGCAATTTCCCGATATGACAGTGGACGGAAGCTTTCCTTTGGGGGCGGCGGTTTGCGCGTCCTTGATTGTACATGGGGTTCATCCAGTCATCGCGACAGGCGCTGCCATTTTGGCTGGTGCCTTAGCGGGCCTCATCACGGCATGGCTGTCGACCCACCTAAAGATGCTCAATTTGTTGGCCGGCATTCTAACAATGACAGCATTGTATTCCCTGAATCTGCGCATCATGGGACGTTCCAACATCGCCCTACTGGGTGAAAAAACAATCGTAACCGAATGGTTTACCTTTATTAATGGGTTTGTTTCTTGCCATGTCGTTCCGTTGGCCATTATCATTGCTGTGTTTTCGGGCCTTATTTATTGCTTCCTCAATACACGCCTTGGTTTATCCATTCGCGCAACCGGAAGCAACGCCCGCATGAGCCGCGCCCAAGGCATCAACGATCACAAAATGATATGGCTAGGACTAAGCGTTTCCAATGCATTGGTTGCAACGGCGGGGGCCCTGTTTGCGCAAATTCACGGTTTTGCTGACGTTACAATGGGCGTCGGGACAATTATTATTGGTTTGGCCGCCGTTATCATTGGCGAAGCAGTCCTGCCAATAAGAACAATTTTTCAGGCAATTTTGGCCTGCGTGTTTGGGGCAATCCTGTATCGTCTTGTAATTGCAATGGCCCTTAACGCAAGCGATTTCGGGTTGCAAGCGTCGGATCTTAATCTTGTAACGTCAATTTTGGTCGCCCTTGCTATGCTTTTGCCGTCCTTGAAACGACACGTAAAAGCCTTATCTTAGATGTCACAGGTACTACTTATGCCCATTCCAGATGATTCACCCCACGTCATCCCGCGACTTGATCGCGGGATCCATATAGACCCCGTGCCATGGTCAACCATTTGGCCACGGGGTGACGGGGGAATTGTTTTGTGGGAAATCAGTCAAAAGGATACACAATAATGATTACATTAAAAAATATTCATGTGACATTCTCGCCGGGTACGGTGATGGAAAGAAAAGCATTACGGGGCATCAGCCTTAGGATCAGCGAAGGTGAATTCGTCACAGTCATTGGCAGCAATGGCGCCGGGAAATCGACGCTCCTTAATGCTATTGCTGGGGAATCCATCCCAACGTCAGGGTCCATAATAATTGATACCGATCGGGTGACCGATCTTCCAAGCCACAAAAGATCCAAACAAGTCGCCCGTGTTTTCCAAGACCCCCTTGCTGGAACCTGCGGTGATTTAACGATCGCTGAAAACCTTGCGTTGGCCGAACGGCGGGGTAAATCGCGGGGCCTAAGCTGGGCATTGTCAACCAAGGATCGGGATAAATTCAAAGAATCCCTGGAAACCCTGGGGTTGGGATTGGAAAATCGTCTGGATGCAACAATGTCAATGTTGTCCGGCGGACAAAGGCAGGCGGTTAGCCTTTTAATGGCAACGCTGAGCCCCCTCAAGATCCTGCTTTTGGATGAACATACATCTGCGTTGGACCCAAAAACGGCTGCATTTGTTATGCAACTAACACAAACAATTGTTGCGGAAAAAAAATTAACCGCCCTTATGGTGACCCACAGCCTGCAACAGGCGCTGAATTTTGGAACGCGAACTGTTATGCTTCACGAAGGGAAAATCATTTACGATGTCAAGGGAGAGGAAAGAGCCACCCTCACCGCCCAAGATTTACTGAAACAGTTCGGAAAGTCAGTGGACAGCGACGAACTATTGTTACAAAGGGGATAAGGGGCGATGAGTCATTTTGACCAAAGCGCTTTTCCACAAACGCGCCTTAGGCGTGTTCGTCAAAATCCCTGGATCAGGAATCTGGTGGCCGAATCCTGTCTGACAGTCAATGATTTGATTTGGCCGATTTTTGTGCGCGAACAAAATATCTCCCCGATTATTCCGTCCCTTCCCGGGATCTTGCGCTATACAATTGACGAACTTCCCCGCATTATCGAGGAGGCATCTGCCCTGGGAATTTCGGCCGTTGCCGTTTTCCCCCTGACGTGCCCAACACTTAAATGTTCCATGGGTAAGGAAGCCACAAATCCCCAAAATCTAGTTTGCCGTGCATTGCGTGCGATTAAACAAGCGAATCCCCAGATTGGATTAATTGCAGATGTGGCCCTGGATCCCTACACCGACCACGGACATGATGGTATTGTGCACAATGGAAACGTTGATAACGATAAAACCCTTGAAATTCTATGTCACCAGGCCCTGGTTCAGGCAGAGGCTGGCGCCGATATCCTGGCCCCATCTGACATGATGGATGGGCGAATTGGTGCCATACGGGCCGTTCTGGATCGCGGTGATTATCAAAACAAAATGATCCTCAGTTATGCTGTGAAATATGCATCTGCGTTTTATGGACCTTTTCGATGCGCTGTTGGTGCCAACCCCCTTCAGGGACCAGAAGACAAAAAAACATATCAGATGAATCCCGCCAATGCTGACGAGGCCATGCGGGAAGTTGCACATGACCTGCGCGAGGGGGCCGATATCATCATGATTAAGCCAGGCCTTCCGTATTTAGATGTTCTTTACAGGGTCAGCTCTACATTTCATGTGCCAACGTTTGCCTATCAAGTTAGCGGAGAATACGCATCCATTAAGGCCGCAGATTCTTTGGGATGGTTAAATGGGGCCGATGCCCTGATGGAAAGTCTGATGGCTTTCAAACGCGCCGGGGCGTCCGCTATTTTAACCTATGGTGCTTTAGAGGCAGCAAAAATTCTTAAATCAATCCCATGATTACATTTGACCGCATACGGTTTGTGGTGCCGGCGCTTCTTATGTCAGCGGTTGCCATGATGCTTGCCAGCATGGATATGTATTTGCCATGCGCACCGTACCTTGTGCGCCATTTCGATACCACCGAACACGTGATGCAGGTTAGCTTGATGATATCGCCGTTTATATCATCCTTTGTTGGTATTTTTTATGGATACTTTGGCGATAAACACGGTCGGCGAAAAGCCATTCTTATAACGATTTTTTTCTTTTCCCTTGGCTCTATGATGTGTGCGTTATCAACAAACATTCATATGTTTTTGTTCTCGCGTTTTATACAAGCCATCGGTGGGGGCGGAATTAGTGTCGTTGCGTTGGTGATTTTATCAGATTTATTTAGTGGCGTTGAATATGCTAAATATGTTGCAACCTATGGGATAGTGTTTCCGACATCCTATGCCCTTGCCCCTATCATTGGGGCACGTTTTTTTAGGGCATGGGGATGGCCGTCGATTTTTTGGTTCCTG
Coding sequences within:
- a CDS encoding biotin/lipoyl-binding protein, producing the protein MTMPNRPLDRLLNRLSQKEHNPWAMLALGIVVGFLALTLVFKLSKPIIKSACVYILESDQDKGSGRQSRVATIEGATVTMGTMTKRIASVGNLKANASVTIRAEMPARIKELPFTEGGSVKAGQDIIRFEDADAQADMKQAEAQVLLAKADFDRVSKLHDQKIGSVKEFDKGKAELAMAEARLDGAKAKLDKTVIKAS
- a CDS encoding ABC transporter substrate-binding protein gives rise to the protein MSIRKVLLAIVIALVSFFVLKQTSNKNTSASFHHDLPVIAITQIIEHSALDQEREGVIEALAAAGFVDGKTIKIIYQNAQGNISTATQIATQMAGYHPKVMVALSTSSAQAALPTCMAQHIPLVFSAVTDPLAAKLVKNLEKREEAVTGVSDALSVESQIDLLLQFLPTLKRLGVLYNAGEVNSVIMVKKLRDGAQKQGIQLVEATTNRTSEASIAMENLVGKVDAVYVPNDNTVVAAMNSIVQIAEKHKLPLFAADTGSVAAGAIATRGYDRRVLGKIAGDIVVRILKGESAGAIPVAINHPLFTLVNTRAAQKVGLAIPPVVEQTAIQAHEEGK
- a CDS encoding ABC transporter permease, translating into MNWIQFIGAVEMGLIYSLVAIGVFLSFRTLQFPDMTVDGSFPLGAAVCASLIVHGVHPVIATGAAILAGALAGLITAWLSTHLKMLNLLAGILTMTALYSLNLRIMGRSNIALLGEKTIVTEWFTFINGFVSCHVVPLAIIIAVFSGLIYCFLNTRLGLSIRATGSNARMSRAQGINDHKMIWLGLSVSNALVATAGALFAQIHGFADVTMGVGTIIIGLAAVIIGEAVLPIRTIFQAILACVFGAILYRLVIAMALNASDFGLQASDLNLVTSILVALAMLLPSLKRHVKALS
- a CDS encoding ABC transporter ATP-binding protein; translation: MITLKNIHVTFSPGTVMERKALRGISLRISEGEFVTVIGSNGAGKSTLLNAIAGESIPTSGSIIIDTDRVTDLPSHKRSKQVARVFQDPLAGTCGDLTIAENLALAERRGKSRGLSWALSTKDRDKFKESLETLGLGLENRLDATMSMLSGGQRQAVSLLMATLSPLKILLLDEHTSALDPKTAAFVMQLTQTIVAEKKLTALMVTHSLQQALNFGTRTVMLHEGKIIYDVKGEERATLTAQDLLKQFGKSVDSDELLLQRG
- the hemB gene encoding porphobilinogen synthase, with protein sequence MSHFDQSAFPQTRLRRVRQNPWIRNLVAESCLTVNDLIWPIFVREQNISPIIPSLPGILRYTIDELPRIIEEASALGISAVAVFPLTCPTLKCSMGKEATNPQNLVCRALRAIKQANPQIGLIADVALDPYTDHGHDGIVHNGNVDNDKTLEILCHQALVQAEAGADILAPSDMMDGRIGAIRAVLDRGDYQNKMILSYAVKYASAFYGPFRCAVGANPLQGPEDKKTYQMNPANADEAMREVAHDLREGADIIMIKPGLPYLDVLYRVSSTFHVPTFAYQVSGEYASIKAADSLGWLNGADALMESLMAFKRAGASAILTYGALEAAKILKSIP